Proteins found in one Bacteroidales bacterium WCE2008 genomic segment:
- a CDS encoding NADPH:quinone reductase (manually curated), with protein sequence MEKYSNVIVFEPELDSNDGVQISIDQDEYGFSLVDIPMNHYETDLDDFSVLVRINAFSCNYRDKGYLKLFLNRCHDQKKHYYSFFGSEFSGEVIKVGRLVKSFKRGDRVMPDHCYPFKTDRIMGGIITNIASKRIQRFRESELIKIPDNMTDVEAAAFSLSAMTSNSMVKKANITSGDKVLVTSFFSNTAFGCLEILKELKDIELYALTTHPDGANQLKGHFNLKKVFNPSDFMDNSKMEGLLFNVILDPFVDIHIDCLSNYLNFNSRYITCGISNNKTTVNLQNACYNLIKSNSVLIGNCLGTRKDLEEVTQKYVDGRYVIHIDSVYTGDQLLPFISRTFNERHTGKVIYKY encoded by the coding sequence ATGGAAAAATATAGTAATGTCATTGTATTCGAGCCCGAGCTGGACAGCAATGACGGTGTTCAAATAAGCATTGACCAGGATGAATATGGGTTCTCGCTGGTCGATATCCCAATGAACCATTATGAAACAGATTTGGATGACTTCTCTGTTCTTGTGAGAATCAATGCATTCTCATGCAATTACAGAGATAAAGGATATTTAAAACTATTTCTAAACAGATGTCATGATCAGAAAAAACACTATTATTCTTTTTTCGGATCAGAGTTTTCCGGCGAAGTAATCAAAGTTGGAAGGCTAGTGAAATCCTTTAAAAGGGGCGATCGGGTCATGCCGGATCATTGTTATCCATTTAAAACGGATAGAATAATGGGAGGGATAATTACGAATATTGCATCCAAGCGTATCCAGCGTTTTAGGGAATCCGAGCTGATCAAGATCCCGGACAATATGACGGATGTCGAGGCTGCAGCATTTTCACTTTCGGCAATGACCTCTAACTCAATGGTAAAGAAAGCTAATATAACCAGTGGCGATAAAGTTCTTGTCACATCTTTTTTTTCAAATACGGCATTCGGATGTTTAGAAATACTAAAAGAGTTAAAAGATATAGAACTGTATGCTTTAACAACGCATCCCGACGGAGCAAACCAACTAAAGGGACATTTTAATTTAAAGAAGGTGTTTAATCCATCTGATTTTATGGACAATAGTAAAATGGAGGGGCTTTTGTTCAACGTAATTTTGGACCCGTTTGTTGATATACATATTGACTGCTTGTCGAATTATTTAAACTTTAATTCAAGATACATTACGTGTGGAATCAGTAACAATAAAACAACTGTTAATCTGCAGAACGCATGTTATAATCTTATAAAGTCGAATTCCGTACTCATCGGCAACTGCCTTGGTACAAGGAAGGATCTTGAAGAAGTGACACAGAAGTATGTTGATGGCAGATATGTGATTCATATAGACAGCGTGTACACTGGAGATCAGCTTCTGCCGTTTATTTCCAGGACTTTTAATGAGAGGCACACAGGAAAAGTTATATACAAATATTAA
- a CDS encoding Lanthionine synthetase C-like protein produces MKWSSLISEKKDRSIIDMELTKIYSYLRDRNDYDTWGVLNGLSGVILYFAEMYKCYHDEEILNALNEKTEILLEHIQDEKIPTFCSGLAGICWTLRYLNTNKLIECDDIDEVLANIDAYIKLLYENYFINNIDFLHGGVGIAYYFLLSDPKYGPKSGRLMLEKLLDTRIENEDGSCMWISPISDSALDKDTKVANLSLSHGMASILAFLAKYYEVTNDPNAEQLIKKIYRYYIKTKNPSDYYSVFSTWIDLNNPDQRDESRLAWCYGDLGISFALNYAGIVLGDKEMIDFSLAVANKTTKRFTHSNIIDASLCHGSSGASLLYNLWYQKTGDNLYKKSALFWLKDAINRIETIDFNQDTFDTSQLNNEYTLLTGLSGVGISFLSLISPDKITWNEILLLL; encoded by the coding sequence ATGAAGTGGAGTAGCTTGATATCAGAAAAGAAGGATCGGTCTATTATAGATATGGAACTGACCAAGATTTATTCTTATTTGCGAGATAGAAATGATTACGATACATGGGGAGTACTAAATGGTCTGTCCGGAGTAATACTCTATTTTGCTGAAATGTACAAGTGCTACCATGACGAAGAGATATTAAATGCTCTGAATGAAAAGACCGAGATACTCCTGGAGCATATTCAGGATGAGAAGATACCGACATTCTGCAGCGGGTTAGCCGGCATATGTTGGACCCTTCGCTATTTAAACACAAATAAGCTTATCGAATGTGATGATATAGATGAAGTATTAGCGAATATTGATGCCTATATTAAACTGCTGTATGAGAATTACTTTATAAACAATATCGATTTCTTACATGGAGGGGTGGGCATAGCCTATTATTTTTTGTTATCCGACCCCAAATATGGTCCAAAATCTGGACGGTTGATGTTAGAGAAGCTCTTGGATACACGCATCGAGAATGAAGACGGGAGTTGTATGTGGATTTCACCTATAAGTGACAGCGCGCTTGACAAAGATACAAAAGTGGCGAATCTAAGCTTATCTCATGGAATGGCGTCAATTCTTGCTTTTTTAGCAAAGTATTATGAGGTCACAAATGATCCCAACGCTGAGCAATTAATAAAGAAAATATACCGATACTATATAAAAACTAAAAATCCTTCTGACTATTATTCGGTTTTTAGCACCTGGATAGATCTTAATAACCCTGATCAGAGAGATGAATCAAGACTCGCCTGGTGTTACGGTGATTTGGGTATTTCATTCGCGTTAAATTATGCAGGAATAGTTCTAGGAGACAAGGAAATGATTGATTTTTCTCTGGCCGTAGCGAACAAAACGACAAAAAGATTCACACATTCAAATATTATCGATGCATCTCTTTGTCATGGTTCGAGTGGAGCCAGTTTATTATATAATCTTTGGTATCAAAAAACAGGGGACAACCTCTATAAAAAAAGTGCCTTGTTTTGGTTAAAAGACGCTATCAACAGAATAGAAACCATTGATTTCAATCAGGATACTTTTGACACGAGCCAGCTTAACAACGAATACACCCTGCTGACAGGACTTTCTGGTGTCGGAATATCTTTTTTGTCCCTAATCAGTCCAGACAAAATTACTTGGAATGAAATACTACTATTATTATAG
- a CDS encoding Lantibiotic dehydratase, C terminus, with translation MEKYRTYNKCIVRTPLYPVNFIDRLDNYDSSIFLQSFKEAVYISSPVLYNELFVKKNATNKTTKSAIKFFLRSCTRSTPYGAFAGCDIIQVNPMDESIIIMSGIDHNKTFSRIDMNYLCEYIRLLEAQQEVRNSLTYHLNTSSYFISNNLRYIEYKFDKVRRKYFFSEIICPSYLSKVLKELKKQPLRISQIEALLIKETGASDNEAREFINELINEQILVSSLEPSVVGEDLIYQLKNKLSAININTSFIDSIINFLSNCDASEFGKKEESLNRIYDLLSSSHIGKEGAFIHVDTLNKTEKGIIGRNIIDAINKCLYLFSKFPIRENQDFFSGFRKKFYDKYEEQEIPLVVALDPQVGLGYGKWTEQNGDINQLLQGLPTPSQSESDSGFKFNPASALILQKYEESLKTGSKEIQITDEDLKAFKDSDLSMSQCCALFSVLSNDENPTILLKGLYGGVSSRLLSRFEYLERDIEKLVNEINDHDVDIYGDKIVAEVAHLPEDRIGNIQMHPNNRKYTICYLSNPSEAHGGTIIPVDDIMISIPRGQRIVLRSKKYNKEIIPMLSTAHNYMSGLPIYSFLSDYINQEAHYYYFEWNPFFNQKPFLPRISYHNIILMPARWLVGMNLFPEGVDSEKILKYKNEVGLPDEVLLTVGDNKLYINFNKEYSLDLLCEELTKKKVITLEEFLYSSSNKNLVCSKDGSYYTNEIILNLYREQ, from the coding sequence ATGGAAAAGTATAGAACATACAATAAATGTATAGTTAGGACGCCTTTGTATCCTGTCAATTTTATTGATAGGTTGGATAATTATGATTCCTCTATTTTTCTCCAGTCCTTTAAGGAAGCTGTATACATTTCCAGTCCTGTCTTGTATAATGAATTATTCGTAAAAAAGAATGCAACAAACAAAACAACTAAATCTGCGATTAAGTTCTTTCTGCGAAGTTGCACCAGAAGTACGCCTTATGGCGCGTTTGCCGGATGTGATATTATTCAAGTTAATCCTATGGATGAGTCCATAATAATAATGTCAGGCATTGATCACAATAAGACATTCTCCAGAATAGACATGAACTACCTTTGCGAGTACATACGTTTATTGGAAGCGCAACAGGAAGTCAGGAATTCTTTAACATACCACTTGAACACCTCATCCTATTTCATATCGAATAATCTGAGATATATAGAATATAAATTCGACAAAGTAAGACGGAAATACTTTTTTTCTGAGATTATTTGTCCATCTTACCTGAGTAAAGTCTTAAAAGAACTCAAGAAACAACCTTTACGGATAAGCCAGATAGAGGCTTTGCTTATTAAGGAAACAGGTGCTTCGGATAACGAGGCAAGAGAATTCATTAATGAACTGATAAATGAACAGATTTTGGTAAGCAGCCTGGAGCCATCCGTGGTTGGTGAGGACCTGATATACCAATTGAAAAATAAATTAAGTGCAATTAATATCAACACCAGTTTTATTGATTCGATAATAAACTTTCTATCAAACTGTGACGCGTCAGAATTTGGCAAAAAGGAAGAGTCTCTTAACAGAATATATGATTTATTATCTTCAAGCCATATAGGTAAGGAGGGAGCTTTTATACATGTTGACACATTAAACAAAACCGAGAAAGGAATTATAGGACGTAATATAATTGATGCTATAAATAAATGTTTGTATCTGTTCTCAAAATTTCCGATAAGGGAGAATCAAGATTTCTTTAGCGGTTTTAGAAAAAAGTTCTATGATAAATATGAAGAACAAGAAATCCCTCTAGTCGTGGCATTAGATCCTCAGGTGGGTCTAGGATACGGGAAATGGACAGAACAAAACGGAGACATTAATCAATTGTTACAAGGGTTGCCAACCCCTTCACAATCAGAAAGCGACTCTGGATTTAAGTTTAATCCAGCATCAGCACTAATCCTACAAAAATACGAGGAGTCACTTAAAACAGGGAGCAAAGAGATCCAGATTACTGACGAGGATCTTAAAGCTTTTAAGGATAGCGACTTATCGATGTCTCAGTGTTGCGCCTTGTTCTCGGTGTTATCAAATGATGAAAATCCAACAATCTTGCTAAAAGGACTATATGGCGGAGTCAGCTCCAGATTGCTTTCCAGATTTGAATATCTGGAAAGAGACATAGAGAAACTTGTTAATGAAATAAACGACCACGATGTTGATATCTATGGCGACAAGATTGTAGCGGAGGTAGCTCATCTTCCAGAAGATAGAATTGGTAATATTCAAATGCATCCCAATAATAGGAAATATACTATTTGCTACTTATCCAATCCGAGCGAGGCGCATGGAGGAACTATAATCCCGGTTGATGATATTATGATATCTATTCCAAGGGGCCAGAGAATCGTATTACGTTCCAAAAAATATAATAAGGAGATTATTCCGATGCTATCAACGGCTCATAATTACATGTCAGGACTTCCGATTTATAGTTTCTTGTCAGACTATATAAATCAAGAAGCTCATTATTACTATTTCGAATGGAACCCTTTCTTTAATCAGAAGCCATTTCTCCCCCGCATTTCGTATCATAATATAATACTAATGCCTGCAAGATGGTTAGTCGGCATGAATCTATTTCCTGAAGGCGTGGATTCAGAAAAGATCCTAAAATATAAGAATGAGGTCGGTCTTCCGGACGAGGTGTTATTAACTGTTGGTGACAACAAACTATATATCAACTTCAACAAAGAGTACTCCTTAGACTTGTTATGTGAAGAATTAACTAAGAAAAAGGTAATTACTCTTGAAGAATTCCTATATAGTTCAAGCAATAAAAACCTTGTTTGTTCTAAGGACGGCAGTTATTATACTAATGAAATAATTCTTAATTTGTATAGAGAACAGTAG
- a CDS encoding thiopeptide-type bacteriocin biosynthesis domain-containing protein, which produces MVQRRFIAGSEWIYYKIYSGPKIIEQILICDLIPAVNSLRRKGLVDSFFFIRYMDPNYHIRLRLHCQSKDCGIIMDKMRKKLEKYVRDLTITTIQLDTYAREVERYGGDNIVFFERMFYYDSCLVSNCLKRLECLDTQRHDISLKFIDTLLDSRGLTLDDKIIFSDRNRKAYFQEIYQSNDSIRNMLNAKYRNVRKEVFDCLNKERQQTWWDKEISKYTKNVSSLGSFISTINGNELTSVIHMHVNRMYRMQQRRIEMLLYWYLYKYYVSQKAISHKSD; this is translated from the coding sequence ATGGTACAGAGACGTTTTATAGCAGGTAGCGAATGGATTTATTATAAAATCTATTCCGGTCCCAAGATAATAGAGCAAATACTTATATGCGATTTAATCCCTGCCGTGAATTCTCTCAGACGAAAGGGATTGGTTGATTCGTTTTTCTTTATTCGATATATGGATCCGAACTATCATATCAGATTGAGGTTACATTGTCAAAGTAAGGACTGCGGCATCATCATGGATAAGATGAGAAAGAAGCTTGAAAAATATGTGAGAGACCTAACGATAACGACAATTCAGCTTGATACTTATGCCCGAGAGGTCGAAAGATATGGCGGCGACAATATTGTATTCTTTGAGAGGATGTTCTACTATGATAGTTGCCTCGTTTCAAATTGCCTTAAAAGACTTGAATGTCTGGATACCCAGCGGCACGATATAAGTTTGAAATTCATTGATACATTGCTAGATTCGCGAGGATTAACCCTTGACGATAAAATAATTTTTTCGGACCGGAACAGAAAGGCGTATTTTCAAGAAATCTATCAGTCTAATGATTCTATCCGGAATATGCTGAACGCAAAATACCGCAATGTAAGAAAGGAAGTATTTGACTGCCTAAATAAAGAAAGGCAGCAAACTTGGTGGGACAAGGAGATATCCAAATATACCAAGAACGTAAGCTCGCTTGGCAGTTTTATCTCGACAATAAACGGAAATGAACTGACAAGCGTAATTCACATGCATGTAAATAGAATGTATAGGATGCAGCAAAGACGTATTGAGATGTTACTTTACTGGTATCTATACAAATACTATGTTTCTCAAAAAGCAATAAGTCACAAGAGCGACTAG
- a CDS encoding Putative signal transducing protein, with protein sequence MNDTLLCKCPNNIIADTVCDILNVNGIESRRHDETMDQRTGAYGPVPGIAIYVFEKDLERAQALTRPVFDNHAEDTAFICPKCGSENVEPIMGRKDNSALLIAAVFFFLFPGLYLFQGEEYGIKSEAVDVIAIILFVAGLVIMFTYNRVFANYHCKDCGKKFHHL encoded by the coding sequence ATGAACGATACCTTATTATGCAAGTGTCCAAACAATATAATTGCAGACACCGTATGTGACATTCTTAATGTTAATGGCATAGAATCACGTCGGCATGATGAAACAATGGATCAACGAACTGGGGCTTATGGCCCAGTTCCCGGGATTGCTATATATGTGTTCGAAAAAGATTTGGAAAGAGCGCAGGCCCTAACAAGACCTGTTTTCGACAATCATGCTGAAGACACAGCCTTTATTTGCCCGAAATGCGGAAGCGAGAATGTGGAACCCATCATGGGGAGAAAAGACAATTCAGCATTGTTGATTGCTGCGGTTTTCTTCTTCCTTTTTCCGGGTCTTTATCTGTTCCAAGGAGAAGAATACGGCATCAAGTCAGAGGCTGTAGATGTCATCGCTATCATACTCTTCGTTGCCGGCCTTGTTATAATGTTTACATATAACCGCGTCTTTGCAAATTATCATTGCAAAGACTGTGGCAAAAAATTCCATCACCTATAG
- a CDS encoding Glycosyl transferase family 2 — MRYSIIVPVFNRPDEVDELLQSLTTQTVKDFEVIIVEDGSAKPCADVVERYKDRLDMHYYVKENSGPGQTRNYGAERASGEYLIILDSDVIVPENYFAAVSEELDREPCDAFGGPDRSHPSFTDVQKAISYSMTAFITTGGIRGGDVKLDKFYPRSFNMGIRRDVYASLGGFSKMRFGEDIDLSIRIFKGGHSCRLFPDAWVYHKRRTDLRKFFRQVHNSGIARINLYKKYPESLKAVHLLPAAFTVGLLMVPILPVVMIPLLMLFVVAVFGEAMVKESRQSPLPKAAKIGALAVAAAFVQLVGYGTGFLRAFWERCVLGKGEFEAFKKNFYK; from the coding sequence ATGAGATATTCAATCATAGTACCAGTTTTCAATCGCCCAGACGAGGTCGACGAGCTCCTCCAGAGCCTTACCACCCAGACAGTCAAAGACTTCGAAGTCATAATCGTTGAGGACGGGTCCGCGAAACCATGCGCCGATGTAGTCGAAAGATACAAAGACCGGCTTGACATGCATTACTATGTCAAGGAGAACTCAGGCCCGGGCCAGACGCGCAACTACGGCGCCGAAAGAGCCTCCGGCGAATATCTCATAATACTCGACTCCGACGTGATCGTCCCCGAAAACTACTTCGCCGCAGTCTCGGAAGAGCTCGACCGGGAGCCATGCGACGCATTCGGCGGTCCCGACAGGTCCCACCCGTCGTTCACCGACGTCCAGAAAGCGATAAGCTACTCGATGACGGCCTTCATCACCACCGGCGGCATCCGCGGCGGCGACGTGAAGCTTGACAAATTCTACCCGAGGAGCTTCAACATGGGCATACGCAGGGACGTCTATGCCTCGCTCGGAGGCTTCTCCAAGATGCGATTCGGCGAAGATATAGACCTCAGCATCAGGATCTTCAAGGGGGGACATTCATGCCGCCTCTTCCCGGACGCCTGGGTCTACCACAAGCGCCGCACCGACCTTAGGAAATTCTTCCGCCAGGTCCATAATTCCGGCATCGCCAGGATCAATCTCTACAAGAAATACCCTGAATCGCTGAAGGCAGTGCACCTGCTGCCGGCGGCCTTCACGGTAGGCCTTCTCATGGTCCCGATACTGCCCGTTGTCATGATCCCGCTGCTCATGCTGTTCGTCGTTGCCGTATTCGGCGAAGCCATGGTCAAGGAAAGCCGTCAGAGCCCCCTGCCGAAGGCGGCGAAGATCGGAGCGCTGGCTGTCGCGGCCGCGTTCGTACAGCTCGTGGGGTATGGAACCGGCTTCCTGAGGGCGTTCTGGGAGCGCTGCGTACTCGGGAAAGGGGAATTCGAAGCATTCAAGAAAAATTTCTACAAATAG
- a CDS encoding Carboxypeptidase regulatory-like domain-containing protein yields MRLFKTLLIGLLAVISLPAFAQAPGNVSITLTDEISGEPVAFATVSLSKSGEKKASKYALTDENGKATIEKVKAGTYTIKAELLGYKAYEKEIKVDGNVDLGAVKMGPDNVLLEAAKVTGVGNPIVIKKDTVEYNTSSFKTTDSDMLEDLLKKLPGVEVSSDGTVTANGKTIEKITIAGKTFFLNDPQIATKNLPANMIDKIKVVQKKSEQAEFTGIDDGEETTVLDLSVRPGMMNGIFGNAAAGGGHDIPENGLKGISMKDDDWRYEGSLFAGRFTDKSQISIVLNGNNTNNRGFNDLAGGMMGNMRGGGMGMGGGMFGTGSGITTSWMGGLNGAWTLFDDKMDIGGNYLYNGSQRFVEEESLRNTFLTDGSTLNYLENGTSTTNSYGHRFGMRLEHQFSKSTSILFEPSINFGNGDFQELSRFSTKKNNITSTNEGFNNNTGKNDNVSASGRFLLRQRLGLPGRTLTVNARFNYSDNTTDGFNQSLTGNYDDEGNSIIKNDIVNQRYDQNQKNSSIFSNFTYTEPIGNHFYVEGNYSYRWNRSTSEKTTYDSGEGYSVGESALGYNRSGETVNNAYSNSVVNKNITQNIGANLLFQNEKLSAQVGFGLMPTITDNTTNGNTYHDKVLNFAPRARVMYDINDNNNVRLFYNGRSSQPSTSQLMPVLDNSNPLRMSFGNPYLKPYFSHNMRSEYSFMDRATFTSLRISLNGGMTINPVINTSWYGTNGATYSLPVNGPSSANGSIMGFLNTPIAKSNFSIFNMFNTSYNSSYTYIGGRFDSSRFMTTDPVSGSITDFNYELFHQTFPDLGKKDYEEFTLNHTQTWMLMERLNLTYRNDYLEIRAGGATNTRKSWYTVAANNSTARTWNNQVNGSFNWTVGNSGLTIQTDMNYNWYNGYTTGHDPEYIWNANISMQVFKRQATVALRAYDILNQAKTLSVSDNGNVYSETHNNTLGRYVIVSFTWRFGTFSGFGGGRGMGGPGRGGFGGGRGGRGGFGGGRRPF; encoded by the coding sequence ATGCGACTTTTCAAGACTCTTCTCATCGGCCTTCTGGCCGTAATCTCGCTTCCGGCCTTCGCGCAGGCCCCGGGCAATGTTTCGATAACCCTTACTGATGAAATCAGCGGCGAACCTGTCGCTTTCGCTACGGTATCGCTTTCAAAGAGCGGCGAAAAAAAGGCGTCGAAATATGCCCTTACGGACGAAAATGGTAAAGCCACAATTGAGAAAGTTAAGGCAGGCACCTATACTATCAAGGCTGAACTCCTTGGCTACAAGGCCTATGAGAAGGAAATTAAAGTCGATGGAAACGTGGATCTCGGCGCAGTCAAGATGGGTCCTGACAATGTACTCCTTGAAGCCGCTAAAGTTACAGGAGTAGGCAACCCGATCGTGATCAAGAAGGATACGGTAGAGTATAATACTTCCTCTTTCAAGACTACTGACAGCGATATGCTGGAAGACCTCCTCAAGAAGCTTCCGGGCGTCGAGGTGTCTTCTGACGGTACTGTGACCGCCAACGGAAAAACAATCGAAAAGATCACCATAGCAGGCAAGACGTTCTTCCTCAACGACCCTCAGATTGCTACCAAGAACCTCCCGGCCAACATGATAGACAAGATCAAAGTTGTCCAGAAGAAGTCCGAGCAGGCTGAGTTCACAGGAATCGACGACGGCGAGGAGACCACCGTGCTGGACCTCTCCGTACGTCCGGGCATGATGAACGGTATCTTCGGAAACGCAGCTGCCGGAGGCGGCCATGATATTCCTGAAAATGGCCTGAAAGGAATCTCGATGAAGGACGATGACTGGAGATACGAGGGATCCCTCTTTGCCGGCCGTTTTACTGACAAGAGCCAGATAAGCATCGTCCTCAACGGCAACAATACCAACAACCGTGGATTCAACGATCTCGCCGGAGGAATGATGGGCAATATGCGCGGCGGCGGAATGGGCATGGGTGGCGGAATGTTCGGCACCGGATCCGGCATCACCACTTCCTGGATGGGCGGTCTCAATGGCGCTTGGACCCTGTTCGACGACAAGATGGACATCGGCGGCAACTATCTCTACAACGGCAGCCAGCGCTTCGTCGAGGAGGAGAGCCTCCGCAATACCTTCCTCACGGACGGCAGCACTCTCAACTATCTGGAGAACGGTACCAGCACTACCAATTCTTATGGCCATCGTTTCGGAATGAGACTCGAGCATCAGTTCTCGAAGAGCACTTCGATTCTCTTCGAGCCGTCAATCAACTTCGGAAACGGCGATTTCCAGGAACTCTCCAGATTCAGCACAAAGAAGAACAATATCACTTCCACCAACGAAGGATTCAACAATAACACCGGAAAGAACGACAACGTCTCCGCAAGCGGCCGTTTCCTCCTCCGCCAGAGGCTTGGTCTTCCGGGCAGGACTCTTACCGTCAACGCCAGATTCAACTACAGCGACAACACTACTGACGGCTTCAACCAGTCGCTGACGGGCAACTACGACGACGAGGGCAACTCGATAATCAAGAACGATATCGTCAACCAGCGTTACGACCAGAACCAGAAGAACTCTTCAATCTTCAGCAACTTCACATACACCGAGCCTATCGGCAACCATTTCTATGTCGAGGGGAACTACTCCTATCGCTGGAACAGGTCGACGTCTGAAAAGACGACCTACGACTCCGGGGAGGGATACTCTGTCGGCGAAAGCGCGCTGGGCTACAACCGCAGCGGAGAGACCGTCAACAATGCTTACTCCAACAGCGTTGTCAACAAGAACATCACCCAGAATATCGGGGCCAACCTGCTCTTCCAGAACGAGAAACTCTCCGCCCAGGTAGGTTTCGGTCTCATGCCGACGATCACGGACAATACGACCAACGGAAACACCTACCACGACAAGGTGCTGAACTTCGCTCCGCGCGCCAGGGTCATGTATGACATCAACGACAACAATAACGTCAGACTCTTCTACAACGGACGCTCTTCACAGCCAAGCACTTCGCAGCTCATGCCGGTGCTCGACAACAGCAATCCGCTGAGGATGTCCTTCGGTAACCCATACCTCAAACCATATTTCAGCCACAACATGCGTTCGGAGTATAGCTTCATGGACAGGGCTACTTTCACTTCGCTGAGGATTTCTCTTAACGGAGGCATGACGATCAATCCTGTGATCAACACTTCCTGGTACGGTACCAACGGCGCTACCTATTCTCTGCCGGTCAACGGTCCGTCTTCCGCCAACGGAAGTATCATGGGCTTCCTCAATACCCCGATCGCCAAGTCCAACTTCAGCATCTTCAACATGTTCAACACCAGCTATAATTCAAGCTACACATATATCGGCGGCAGATTCGATTCCAGCAGGTTCATGACAACGGACCCGGTCAGCGGCTCTATCACCGATTTCAACTATGAGCTCTTCCACCAGACCTTCCCTGATCTTGGAAAGAAGGATTACGAAGAGTTCACGCTGAACCATACTCAGACCTGGATGTTGATGGAGAGGCTTAACCTCACTTACAGGAATGACTATCTCGAGATCCGCGCCGGAGGTGCCACAAATACCAGAAAATCATGGTACACAGTGGCAGCAAACAACAGCACGGCGAGGACATGGAACAATCAGGTCAACGGCTCCTTCAACTGGACGGTCGGCAATTCCGGTCTCACCATCCAGACAGACATGAACTATAACTGGTATAACGGCTATACGACCGGTCATGACCCGGAGTATATCTGGAATGCAAATATCTCGATGCAGGTATTCAAGCGCCAGGCAACTGTCGCTCTCAGGGCCTATGATATCCTCAACCAAGCAAAGACGCTCAGCGTCAGCGACAACGGCAACGTATATTCCGAGACCCATAACAACACTCTCGGCCGTTACGTAATCGTCAGCTTCACCTGGAGATTCGGTACCTTCAGCGGATTCGGCGGAGGTCGCGGAATGGGTGGTCCGGGCAGAGGAGGATTCGGCGGCGGACGTGGAGGACGTGGCGGATTCGGCGGTGGCCGCCGTCCGTTCTAG
- a CDS encoding ATP-binding protein involved in chromosome partitioning: MTDNEILSALREVRHPGQGDKDLVELGMVQEISAGDNHIKVVLGFPKHRDPLAEYLIGSARASLIRNSPQGTEIEVKAVVREEAPAKKKQNVNDLTLDEINNVRHIIGIASGKGGVGKSTVAVNLAVALARLGYKVGLADADVYGPSVPLMTDTEGAVPDAMEGENGNEVILPIEKYGVKWMSIGYFAQAGQALIWRGPMACNALKQMILQVRWGTLDFLLIDMPPGTGDIHISLVNDIPMEGAVIVTTPQAVALADVEKGVDMFRNDKINRKIFGLVENMAWFTPEELPENKYYIFGKEGGKKMAEKYGIPLIGQIPIVQSIRESGDAGEPAALSSRPDGLAFLELANRLAQIAG, translated from the coding sequence ATGACAGATAACGAGATACTGTCCGCGCTCCGCGAAGTCCGTCACCCCGGTCAGGGGGACAAGGACCTCGTCGAACTCGGAATGGTCCAGGAAATATCAGCCGGGGACAACCACATAAAGGTTGTCCTGGGCTTTCCTAAACACAGGGATCCTCTTGCCGAATATCTCATCGGCAGCGCCCGAGCTTCTCTTATCCGTAACTCTCCGCAGGGTACGGAGATCGAGGTAAAGGCCGTGGTGCGTGAAGAGGCTCCGGCAAAGAAGAAGCAGAATGTAAATGATCTTACTCTTGACGAGATCAACAATGTCCGCCATATAATCGGAATCGCTTCCGGCAAGGGTGGCGTGGGTAAATCTACCGTTGCCGTCAACCTCGCCGTCGCCCTCGCGCGTCTGGGGTACAAAGTCGGACTGGCAGATGCCGATGTCTATGGCCCTTCGGTCCCTCTGATGACCGATACCGAAGGTGCGGTTCCTGACGCCATGGAAGGTGAAAACGGAAATGAGGTTATCCTTCCTATCGAGAAATATGGGGTCAAGTGGATGTCGATCGGGTATTTCGCCCAGGCCGGGCAGGCTCTCATCTGGAGAGGCCCGATGGCGTGCAACGCGCTTAAGCAGATGATTCTGCAGGTGCGCTGGGGGACTCTTGATTTCCTGCTTATCGACATGCCTCCGGGAACCGGAGATATCCATATCAGTCTCGTGAACGATATCCCGATGGAAGGAGCCGTAATCGTGACCACGCCTCAGGCAGTGGCCCTGGCCGATGTGGAGAAGGGCGTCGACATGTTCCGCAATGACAAGATCAACCGCAAGATTTTCGGCCTCGTCGAGAATATGGCCTGGTTTACCCCTGAGGAGCTTCCGGAGAACAAGTATTATATCTTCGGCAAGGAAGGCGGAAAGAAGATGGCCGAGAAATACGGAATTCCGCTTATCGGCCAGATTCCGATAGTACAGAGCATCCGCGAAAGCGGAGATGCCGGCGAACCTGCAGCTCTCTCATCCCGTCCTGACGGGCTTGCTTTCCTCGAGCTGGCAAACCGTCTGGCCCAGATTGCGGGCTGA